In one window of Sardina pilchardus chromosome 23, fSarPil1.1, whole genome shotgun sequence DNA:
- the LOC134071082 gene encoding cytochrome b-c1 complex subunit 9, producing the protein MALAKSVYNLLFRRTSTFAITIMVGAIVFERMFDQGGDAIFEQINRGKLWKHIKHNYEEKDEE; encoded by the exons ATGGCGCTGGCAAAGAGTGTGTACAACTTGCTCTTCAGGAGGACGTCAACCTTCGCCATAACCATTATGGTTGGAGCTATCGTCTTCGAGCGAATGTTTGACCAAGGTGGAGACGCGATATTTGAGCAGATAAATCGCGGG AAACTGTGGAAACACATCAAACACAACTACGAGGAGAAAGATGAAGAATAA
- the zmat5 gene encoding zinc finger matrin-type protein 5: MGKRYYCDYCDRSFQDNMHNRKKHLNGVQHHRAKKAWFDNFRDAAAILTDEQTKKPCRKFLQTGQCVFGPNCRFSHMTEREIEHLKRLAAGSDGRDPKAASGRRGAASQPTADEWLARREKRRAAQGSGSVLSDEEDEKPLSLDLPHHFLSIPDLPPSLMPPPPSGWTTALQSQWG; this comes from the exons ATGGGGAAGCGGTACTACTGTGATTACTGTGACCGAAGTTTTCAAGACAACATGCATAACAGGAAAAAACATTTAAACGGTGTTCAACATCACAGAGCAAAGAAGGCATGGTTTGATAATTTCCGAG ACGCTGCAGCCATTCTAACAGATGAACAGACAAAGAAACCTTGTAGAAAATTCCTTCAGACTG gccagtgtgtgtttggcccAAACTGCCGTTTCTCTCACATGACTGAACGCGAGATTGAACATTTGAAGAGATTGGCAGCAG GTTCAGATGGAAGGGACCCCAAGGCTGCGTCTGGACGGAGAGGGGCCGCGTCTCAGCCTACAGCGGACGAATGGCTAGccaggagggagaagaggagggctGCTCAGGGCAGTGGAAG TGTCCTGAGTGACGAGGAAGATGAGAAGCCCCTGAGTCTGGACCTTCCGCATCACTTCCTCTCCATCCcagacctccctccctctctgatgCCTCCGCCCCCTAGTGGATGGACCACCGCACTGCAGTCCCAATGGGGATGA